The sequence AGACCTTCCAAAGTATTGTTTCTGAAGGAATAATTGACGTAAGCATTAAATGTATGTTTGGGCGTGTTTAATGGCTCTGAACCGTAAACATAAGAAGTGTGCTCTTTGTACTGCGCATCAATATATGCGTAACCGCCAATCAGTTCTAAATTTTCTAAAGGTCTTCCGGTAAGTTCTACTTCAATTCCCTGACGTTGGTCGTTTCCGCCTTTTGCGTAGTATAGAATGTTCGCCCAAGTTTCATCGTAAACAGGAAGGTTTATATTCTTGTTATTGATTTTATATAGCGTTAAATTGAAGCGTAAACGGTCGTTAAGCCAAGTGGTTTTGAAACCTGTTTCCAATTGGTCATAACGCTCGTTGCCCAATTCTTCGCCATTCTCGCCTAATCGCGCGGCAGAACGCGGGTAGGAGCTGTTTGTATAGGAAACAAAAAGATTCACATTTTTGATTGGGGAAATGATAATTCCTCCCAATGGATTGAAAGCATCGCTTCGTGTATTTTCAACTTCAGAAATGGTTTCAGTAGAGCTATATCTCGCACCCAAAAAGGTTTTTAACCAAGAGTTCCACGAAATTACGTCTTGCGCCACAAAGCCTAATGAATTTGTTTTTCCGCCGTTTAGGTTTGCTTCATCAAGCGAAATATTAGGCAATCTGTGTTCAATATTTTGAAATACATTGATTGTGTCCACAACTGCCGTTGATTGCCTGGCTGTACTAAAATGTGAAGAACGATAGTCAAACCCAATTTGAAAAGTGTGTTTTATGGAACCTGTGTAAATTTTATCCCCAATTAAATCGAACTGAAGCACACTATTATCATCGTCTCGTGTAGAAGTTGAATAGCTTCGTTGACGCACATTATATAGCGGAAATTCATTCACTTCAATAGTTTTATTCAATTTTGCACCTTTATCATCCAATTTTAAAGATGAACTGTAGAAAGCACCTTTTAAAGTAAGTTTATCACTCAATTCGTGATCCATTCGGACTGCATAAGTTGTATTCTGAGTTATAGAACGATCATTTTCAAAACCTAAAAACTGCGAATGTGGAAGGTCATAAATTGCGTTTGTATCGTTTTCAGCTAAGTTTACAGTTCCTAAATCTGGCGTTCGGCTGTCGTAATAATGGTCTAATTCTAGCGTTACTGTTGTTTTGTCATTTATTTTCCATTCAAAAGAAGGATTGAAGTAAAAGCTTTCTTTTTCAACCAAATCTCTAAAACTATCAGCTCTTTCCAAAGCACCATTTAAACGAAAAGCGATGTTTTTTTCTTTGTTTAAAGGGCCAAAAACATCGAAGGTTGGCCGAATTTTTCCAAAGCTTCCACCGCGTAAACTCACGCTTCCGCCAGTAGTATATTTTGGAGTTTTAGTAACTATGTTAATGATTCCGCCGGGACTTCCTAAATCTGTAGCAACTCCTTGAGTTATGGAAGCAGTTCCTTTCAAAACTTGAATATTGTCAACGCCTTGCATATCGGTTAAAATTCCAACGCCACGAAAGTCTGAATGTATGCGAACTCCATTTTTAAGTATTGGAATTCCTCTAAACCCACGAGAAGACATACTTTCTCGCTTGTTGCCATAGGTTGCGAAAGTGTAAACACCTGGAACGTTTTTAGTGGCATCAGAAATACTCAAAGCACCTTGATCTTCAATCAATTTTTCTGAAAGAACGGATATACTTTGAATTTGTTCGTACGTTTTTAAAGGCAAACGCGTAATGGATTCTATTTTGTCAGGACGGTCATTTCGGTTTCCGAAAACTTCCACTTGATCCAGCTCATTATCGTGAGTAAGCTGAAAAATAATGCCACTTAAAACAGGTTCATTAAGATTTATGGCTACAGTTGCAGGTTTGAATCCTACGGCACTTGTGGTAAGTTGCCAAAGGCCATAAGGAATATTTGGTATGGTAAAATTTCCATCCTCATCTGCGGCACTGCCTTTTTTAAGTTCAGAAATATATGCGCTTGCAAAAGGAATGGGATTATTGTCGCTATCTGTTATAGAGCCTGTAATTTTAGCTACTTCTTGAGCCACAATAACGTGAGCACAGAGGATGAAAAGTAGGGTAGTAATAAATTTCATTTGGAGATTATTTTTATTTAGACTGAATATAATTAAGCGACAAATATATTACCTGATTTTACAATTTCAAAGTTTATTTAGAATTGTTTTAAATAAAAATATATAAGCGATTGATACTAAAATAAGTGGAATTGAATTTATTTTCTAGGAAGTTCTATTATCTGCCATTTTAAGCTGAAAAACCACGTTATATTGGCAAAGACTCTTTATTTTTGAAGACGAACAATCTTAGTTTTTTTGCTTTTATGACAGAAATACTTGAAAAATACATTCCCCAAGCTTCCGTAGTTTCAGCCTTTGAACTTATAAAAACGCATAAAGTTCATCTAAAGATTGTGAATGAACGCGTTACTCGCCACGGCGATTACCAAAAAATGCCGAATGGACAACATAAAATTACAGTCAATGCTTCGCTGAATAAATATCGATTCTTAATCACGTTGGTTCACGAGATAGCGCATTTGGAAGCTTTTACAAAATATGGAAGACTCATAAAGCCACATGGTTTGGAGTGGAAACGGACATTTCAGCTTTTGATGTTACCATTTTTGCGTCCAGAAGTTTTCCCAAATCAGCTGTTGCCATTGCTGGCGCGTCATTTCAAAAATCCAAAAGCTTCCAGTGATACAGACGCTAAGCTCGCCTTGGCTTTAAAGCAGTTTGACCCAGAGAACGATAAAAACTATATCTTTGAAATCCCCTTCGGTGGGCATTTTAGATTGTACAACGGTAAAATTTTTAAACGTGGAAATCAACGTGTAAAACGCTTTGAATGCTTAGAGGTTTCAACTGGAAGAACGTATCTTTTTAATCCTAATGCGGAAGTGGAGTTTTTGAAGTGAACCACGTACCAAGACATAAATGAACCACGACTACAGAGTCAGGATATAGTGATACAGAAAGGGTTATATATTAGATGAATATTAAATTTGCGAAAGAGAATTTCGAGCAATCCGAAATCGTCGTGGGTCGTGTTTCCCTTAAGTCGTGTCTTTAAAATTAAACTATGAACAAAGATTATTATGCAGTAATTATGGCCGGCGGCATTGGATCGCGATTTTGGCCTGTTAGTACCGAAGTATTTCCAAAGCAATTTCACGATATGCTTGGAACGGGGCAAACTTTGCTGCAAAAAACTTTTTCGCGGCTTAACAAAATTATCCCTTCAGAAAATATTTACATTCTTACTAATGAAATGTATCTGGAAATTACACTAAAACAACTTCCAGAAATTTCTGAGAAACAAGTTGTTTTAGAGCCCGCAATGCGAAATACGGCGCCTTGTATTTTACTTTCGGCTTTAAAAATTAAAAAGAGAAATCCAAATGCCATAATGCTCGTAGCGCCAAGCGATCATTGGATTGAAGATGAAAGAGCTTTTGCACAAGATGTGCAAGCTTGTTTTGATGCCGCTCAACGCGATGACATTTTACTTACATTAGGAATTGAACCAACCTTCCCAAATACAGGTTTTGGATATATTGAAAGTGATAAAAACGATTCTTCTGAAATTAAAAAAGTAAAGCAATTTTGTGAAAAGCCAGATTATGAAACAGCAAAACAATTTCTAAATGCTGGAAATTTTCTTTGGAATGCAGGAATATTTATTTGGAGCGCAAAAAATATTGTTGCTTCTTTTGAAAAGCATTTAACTGAAATGAATTCATTGTTTTCAAAAGGAATGGCTTTTTTGAACACTTCCGAAGAAAAAATATTCATAGAAGAGAATTATTCCGAAGCCCAAAATATTTCTATTGACTACGGAATTCTTGAAAAAGCTGATAATGTTTATCTAAAAAAAGCAACTTTTGATTGGAATGATTTGGGAACATGGGGCGCACTTTATGATAAGCTTGAAAAAGATGAAAACAATAATTCGGTGGTAAATGCGGAAACTTTTGTAAAAGATTCCAAGAATAATATGATTTTTATGGCTTCAAAAAAACTAGTTGTTTTGGACGGAATTGAAGACTATATTGTGGTCGATAAAGAAGATGTTTTACTTTTGTTTCCGAAGCAAAAGGAACAAGAGATTAAGGAGCTTCTAAAAGAAGTTTCAAAAAAATTTGGTAAAAAGTATTTATAAATGGAGAATACAGAACACAAGGATGATATAAAAATAACTCCGAACGACAAGGAGTTTGATCAAGTAAAGTTAAATACATGGCAAAGTATTAAACAATTTTTAAGCGAATTATTTGATATTCGGGCAGATACGGATCGCGATGCTACGATTGATGCCGTAAAGAAAGATATTTCGTTTAAAGGTCACACGGCTTGGATTCTAATCTTTTCCATATTTGTGGCTTCCATTGGTCTGAATGTTAGTAGTACGGCGGTTGTAATTGGAGCGATGCTTATTTCGCCTTTAATGGGGCCTATTGTGGGTATTGGGCTTTCCGTTGCCATTAATGATGTTGACACGTTAAAGCGTTCGCTGATAAACCTAGGAGTAATGGTTTTTCTTAGCGTGCTAACAGCTTTTCTCTATTTTAAACTTTCACCGCTAACGGAAGAAACGCCAGAACTTATAGCGAGAACCTATCCAACAATTTTGGATGTTTTGATAGCTATTTTTGGTGGTTTGGGCTTGATTGTCGCCAAGACTAAAAGTGGAACTATTGCCAGCGTTATTTTTGGTGTTGCTATTGCCACGGCGTTGATGCCGCCTTTGTGTACGGTTGGTTATGGTTTGGCAGTTGGTAATGCTTCCTATGCGGGTGGCGCGCTGTATCTTTTTTCCATAAACGCAGTTTTTATTGCGCTTTCCACGTTTATTGTTTCAAAAATTTTGCGTTTTCCAATGGTTCGTTTTGCGAATAGCAAAAGACGAAAGC comes from Aequorivita sublithincola DSM 14238 and encodes:
- a CDS encoding TonB-dependent receptor encodes the protein MKFITTLLFILCAHVIVAQEVAKITGSITDSDNNPIPFASAYISELKKGSAADEDGNFTIPNIPYGLWQLTTSAVGFKPATVAINLNEPVLSGIIFQLTHDNELDQVEVFGNRNDRPDKIESITRLPLKTYEQIQSISVLSEKLIEDQGALSISDATKNVPGVYTFATYGNKRESMSSRGFRGIPILKNGVRIHSDFRGVGILTDMQGVDNIQVLKGTASITQGVATDLGSPGGIINIVTKTPKYTTGGSVSLRGGSFGKIRPTFDVFGPLNKEKNIAFRLNGALERADSFRDLVEKESFYFNPSFEWKINDKTTVTLELDHYYDSRTPDLGTVNLAENDTNAIYDLPHSQFLGFENDRSITQNTTYAVRMDHELSDKLTLKGAFYSSSLKLDDKGAKLNKTIEVNEFPLYNVRQRSYSTSTRDDDNSVLQFDLIGDKIYTGSIKHTFQIGFDYRSSHFSTARQSTAVVDTINVFQNIEHRLPNISLDEANLNGGKTNSLGFVAQDVISWNSWLKTFLGARYSSTETISEVENTRSDAFNPLGGIIISPIKNVNLFVSYTNSSYPRSAARLGENGEELGNERYDQLETGFKTTWLNDRLRFNLTLYKINNKNINLPVYDETWANILYYAKGGNDQRQGIEVELTGRPLENLELIGGYAYIDAQYKEHTSYVYGSEPLNTPKHTFNAYVNYSFRNNTLEGLSLGAGAYFTGERPINDWSSGAITHQGIVPGQKPFNVDAYTLVNFQAEYQFNQNWSFQFLLNNVFDKIGYNAYRTSYINQTDPRNFAGVLRYNF
- a CDS encoding SprT-like domain-containing protein, coding for MTEILEKYIPQASVVSAFELIKTHKVHLKIVNERVTRHGDYQKMPNGQHKITVNASLNKYRFLITLVHEIAHLEAFTKYGRLIKPHGLEWKRTFQLLMLPFLRPEVFPNQLLPLLARHFKNPKASSDTDAKLALALKQFDPENDKNYIFEIPFGGHFRLYNGKIFKRGNQRVKRFECLEVSTGRTYLFNPNAEVEFLK
- a CDS encoding mannose-1-phosphate guanylyltransferase, whose amino-acid sequence is MNKDYYAVIMAGGIGSRFWPVSTEVFPKQFHDMLGTGQTLLQKTFSRLNKIIPSENIYILTNEMYLEITLKQLPEISEKQVVLEPAMRNTAPCILLSALKIKKRNPNAIMLVAPSDHWIEDERAFAQDVQACFDAAQRDDILLTLGIEPTFPNTGFGYIESDKNDSSEIKKVKQFCEKPDYETAKQFLNAGNFLWNAGIFIWSAKNIVASFEKHLTEMNSLFSKGMAFLNTSEEKIFIEENYSEAQNISIDYGILEKADNVYLKKATFDWNDLGTWGALYDKLEKDENNNSVVNAETFVKDSKNNMIFMASKKLVVLDGIEDYIVVDKEDVLLLFPKQKEQEIKELLKEVSKKFGKKYL
- a CDS encoding DUF389 domain-containing protein, which encodes MENTEHKDDIKITPNDKEFDQVKLNTWQSIKQFLSELFDIRADTDRDATIDAVKKDISFKGHTAWILIFSIFVASIGLNVSSTAVVIGAMLISPLMGPIVGIGLSVAINDVDTLKRSLINLGVMVFLSVLTAFLYFKLSPLTEETPELIARTYPTILDVLIAIFGGLGLIVAKTKSGTIASVIFGVAIATALMPPLCTVGYGLAVGNASYAGGALYLFSINAVFIALSTFIVSKILRFPMVRFANSKRRKRTAQIATVIAIAVMVPSVWLFIKLLDQQVFENKTRDFVKNIVKYEGAEVVKFTHDYKSRNIDVYLIGRPVPQNKINEWLSKLEKTENLEKTHLRIYQGSDQSSEVAAKLSGAIKAGILEDLYVKNEQIIQNKDEKISFLENEIALLKVQNIPFQELSKELKINYENVETFSYSNKITTNFKKTDTVPVISLRWKKNVSSKERKAELKKIESWLKYKLKLDSLQVSEYP